A single genomic interval of Antechinus flavipes isolate AdamAnt ecotype Samford, QLD, Australia chromosome 1, AdamAnt_v2, whole genome shotgun sequence harbors:
- the LOC127559976 gene encoding isocitrate dehydrogenase [NADP], mitochondrial, with translation MAGYLHVVRSLGKTSASVLGRSPGALAPAALSLLGGQPRRNYADKRIKVDKPVVEMDGDEMTRIIWQFIKEKLILPHVDVQLKYFDLGLPHRDQTDDQVTIDSALATQKYSVAVKCATITPDEARVEEFKLKKMWKSPNGTIRNILGGTVFREPIICKNIPRLVPGWTKPITIGRHAHGDQYKATDFVVDKAGTFKMVFTPKDGSGVKEWDVYNFPAGGVGMGMYNTDESISGFAHSCFQYAIQKKWPLYMSTKNTILKAYDGRFKDIFQEIFDKHYKTDFDKNKIWYEHRLIDDMVAQVLKSSGGFVWACKNYDGDVQSDILAQGFGSLGLMTSVLICPDGKTIEAEAAHGTVTRHYREHQKGRPTSTNPIASIFAWTRGLEHRGKLDGNQDLIRFAQTLEKVCVETVESGAMTKDLAGCIHGLSNVKLNEHYLNTEDFLDTIKRNLDKALGQK, from the coding sequence ATGGCGGGTTACCTGCACGTCGTGCGCTCGCTAGGCAAAACCTCCGCCTCGGTGCTGGGCAGAAGCCCAGGGGCCTTGGCCCCGGCAGCCCTGAGTCTGCTGGGAGGGCAGCCACGCCGCAACTATGCAGACAAACGAATCAAGGTGGACAAACCTGTGGTGGAGATGGATGGAGATGAGATGACTCGAATCATCTGGCAGTTCATCAAAGAAAAGCTTATCCTACCCCATGTGGATGTACAGCTCAAATACTTTGACCTAGGGCTCCCACACCGTGACCAGACAGATGACCAGGTCACTATTGACTCAGCCCTAGCCACTCAGAAATATAGTGTGGCTGTCAAGTGCGCTACCATTACTCCAGACGAAGCCCGTGTGGAAGAATTCAAGCTAAAGAAGATGTGGAAAAGTCCCAATGGGACTATAAGAAACATTCTAGGGGGAACGGTATTCAGAGAACCCATCATCTGCAAGAACATCCCCCGCCTCGTCCCTGGTTGGACCAAGCCCATCACCATCGGCAGGCATGCCCATGGGGATCAGTACAAGGCCACTGACTTTGTGGTAGACAAGGCGGGTACTTTCAAGATGGTGTTCACTCCCAAAGACGGCAGTGGCGTAAAGGAGTGGGACGTGTACAACTTCCCTGCTGGAGGTGTGGGCATGGGCATGTACAACACTGATGAGTCTATCTCAGGTTTTGCACACAGCTGCTTCCAGTACGCCATCCAGAAGAAGTGGCCCCTCTACATGAGCACCAAGAACACCATCCTGAAGGCCTATGACGGTCGCTTCAAAGACATTTTCCAGGAAATCTTTGACAAGCACTACAAGACAGATTTTGACAAGAACAAGATTTGGTATGAGCACCGACTCATTGATGACATGGTCGCTCAGGTACTCAAGTCTTCAGGTGGATTTGTCTGGGCCTGCAAGAATTATGATGGCGACGTGCAGTCTGATATACTAGCCCAGGGCTTTGGTTCCCTTGGTCTGATGACTTCGGTTCTGATCTGCCCCGATGGGAAGACCATTGAGGCAGAAGCTGCCCACGGAACTGTCACCCGCCATTACCGGGAGCACCAGAAGGGCCGACCCACTAGTACCAATCCCATTGCTAGCATCTTTGCCTGGACAAGAGGCTTAGAGCACCGAGGAAAGCTGGACGGCAACCAGGACTTAATTAGATTTGCTCAGACTCTGGAGAAAGTATGTGTTGAGACAGTGGAGAGTGGAGCTATGACCAAGGACCTCGCCGGCTGTATCCATGGGCTAAGCAACGTGAAGCTGAACGAGCACTATCTGAATACTGAAGATTTCCTGGACACGATCAAGAGGAACTTGGACAAAGCTCTGGGTCAGAAATAG